The Ruminococcaceae bacterium R-25 DNA segment CCGTGGAGCTCGATAACGCACTTGCTGCCTGCTTCCTGGTGAAGGTTATCGATATTCTGAGTGATGATAGCCTTGAGCTTGCCCTGTCTCTCAAGCCTTACGAGAGCCTTGTGAGCCTTATTGGGCCTTGCGTCAGGATAGATGAGCTTACGCTTATAAAAATCATAGAAATCCTCAGGATGCTCCATGAAGAAATCGTGTGCAATGATGTCTATAGGTCTGTATTTAGTACCGCTCTCAGTATTGTAGATGCCGGCACCGCTTCTGAAATCAGGGATTCCGCTCTCGGTAGATACACCTGCTCCGCCAAGGAACACGATATATTTAGACTCTTCGATCAACTCTTTGAGTTGCTTTATCTTGTCCTCACGGACACTGCCGAATCTGTCAATTCTCGTTTCCACAAATACACCTCAATCAATGAATATCGGGAATTCCGTCACCGTCAAGATCAACGCCTTCGAGGTCACCGTGATCATGGAACATACCGGCTGCGCCAAACATTTCCTTACCGGTAACTCTCTTCTCGTCACGTCTCAGTTCTACGAGAGTGCTCAAAGCTTTTCTGATCCTGTCCGGAGTCTTTATATTCTTGAGTTCAAGAACCGGTGTGGACTTATCTGCAGTCGTAAGTATGACTGAACCCACACCAAAGATCTTCTGCCAAATGGACTGTTTGAATGTGATATCCAAAATTCTGTACAAAAGAATCTCTTCGGAACTGATGTTGAAGATACCTTTCTTATAGTACAGCTTGTTCTGTGTAAAGCTGTAGATCGTGAAAGAAATGGGCATGCCAAAATATCTTTTTCTGTCTTGCCAGAGGACCTCTTCCTTCTCGGTAAGATTGGTAAGTTTATCGATTCTGCCCATAGTAAGCTCCCTTCGGGAAGGCATAATTGCTCTTCACATCTTACATTATAATAAAAAACACTTTATGTGAACAAAGATTTTGAAAATGAAATGTAATATTAATATTAGCCCTGTTTCGTATCCTGGTCCGTCTTTCTGGCAGGATCGATGATCTGGGTATAATCGAAAAGGTCCTTATAAGCCTTTCTGTTCAAGGTCGTATAGCTCATCATGGCACGGTCTACAAACAGATAATTGTCTCCGTAAATATGGTAAGGCGTAGCGCCTCCGCCAAAGAAGATCCTGTATCCCTTGTTCTTGAAATACACTGCCCTGTCATCTGTACCATAGATATAATTGCCGTTCGGATATACGAGTATGTGGACCTCTCCAAAAAGGCTTCCTATCTGGTCTTCCCATTTGGCACAATCTTCCACAAGCACCTGCTTTTCGGTATTTCTGCAGTCTGCAATATAAGAATAAGTGCAGGATGCGAACTTCCAGCCGTTGTCTGCAAGGACATTTTTGATCTCGGTAACCTTGGATCTCGCAAAGTCGATATCGTCATTTGTGATGTTCGTAAGCTGGGGAAGATTTGCTGCGGAAAGCGCTGCATTTCTTTCTTCTATCTCGCCTGCAGCGACGACATAGCCAAAGCACGCTTCGTGGCCGCTGACCGAGATGATTCCCTTCGCACCGTCATATGTGAAATCAGGATGCTTTTCGACAAAGACATCTAAAAGTCCGATCGCTTCAGCAGTTCTGCTGACAACGGTCTCGCCAGCATTATTCTGATATTCGCCGCATACCTGGTTCTCATCGTTGAGCACCAGTTTTCTGCATGTGCCGCACCTGTAATCGGCAACGCTGTACTGCAGGTCTTCGATTACAACGATCAAAGGCTTCTTGCCCTTGGGGACCTTAAGATTTCTCTCAAGAAGGAATGTAGGATCCCTCTGGTCTATAAGGTCTTCAACATCAACAAGGACATATCCTCTCTCGTAGAGGTTTTCCAAGATCTTCTCGAATTCCTTTACGGTCAGGTGAAGCTTGGTATTGCTCGAATTATAACGTCCGGAGAAAGCAACTTCAGTATCTGCAATAAGGGATCTTACGCAGATGCATTCGATCTTTCCCCTGTACTCCTTAACTTCGCTCGTATGGGAAGTCGCAGTAAGGAGATTGCTCTTGATCATTTCATCTTCCGGGAAGATAACTGCGAGATCCGAGAAAAGGCTCTCAGCAGAATAGAACTTGTATGTCGAGAGCAGATGTTCGCCCTCAGCCATCATCGGCTCATACATCTCTGCCTTTATGCTAGAGATCCTCTTTTCGCAGTAATCGCCTACAAAGCCTTCGTAGTTTGCATTGACCTGTGTGTACTTTTTAACTGCCGCAATATAATCGCCGTTGCCCAAAGACTCTTCTGCATTCTGGACATCACCTGTGGCAGTCTCGATAAAATCCAATTCACGGAGCAAAGGATTTGCCGTGGCAGAGAAGTTACCTATAGGCTGGAGCTGGTCGAAGAAGTAGGTAACGACAGGCTTTTCGACCTTGCCTAAGAGGAACTCTTCACAGATGCTGTAAAGTCTTTCGGATACGACAGAGCTCGTAAGTTCCTTCATCGAATCGAGGAAATTGATGTCGCTCGGTGTGAGAACATAACGGTTGCTGATGATCCTGTTGCAGATCTCATCGACACGGGTCCTTACGATATTCTGCATATCATCCAGCATCTGGATCCTCGTTGCATTGGAAGTCGTCTGATTATCAGGAGAAGACTTTAATACATCATCCTGAACGCCTCTGTAGATATCAAGAGCGTCACTGTATCTTCCCTCATCTATAGCGAGTTCGAAGCTCGGAACCGTCTCAAGTTCATATGCTGCCTTTCTTCCGAGAACGACCGTAGTAACAGTCAGTGCTAAAAGCACGACCGCGCAAAGGACGGCTGCAATATTGTAGCCTCTGGTGTCCTTATGCTCGTCTTCTACGACGTGATACTCGGAAGAAAATGCCGTCACTTCAAATCATCAAAGCTTACCTGCTTTGCCTCCAAAGAATTTTCCTTAATGTAGTAACCGATAGCGGGCACCTTGCGGATCCTGTAATACTCCGGATCCTGAACATTTACTTCTGCAAGACGTGCCAAAGACTTTAATACAGAACCCTTCTTTGAAGCAAGCAGCTGTACGCCCTGCGTGGTTCTCGTTGTCTTAAGCGGAATCAGGGATGCCTTGAATACGGCAGCCTTGTCGAGGCTGTTGGTAACGATAAGATCAGGATCTTCAGTCTCATCAAGGAGCATGAATCCGACAGCTTTGCTGCCGTCAAAATATGCGTTGATGAGCTTCTTTCTGTTCTGCTTTGTCTCATAAGATGAGATCGGGAATCTGGCAGCCTTGCCGTTTTCGAAAGCGATGAAAAGGATACCCTTGTAATCTGTCGTGGATATCATGAACATCGGTCTCTCACCGTCTTCCATCTCAAGTTCGCTGTTAAGGTAGTGACCCAGATCACCAGGCTTCGTGTCGGAGAAATCGTAAACGTGGGTCTTATAAAGATTGCACTTGTCTGTAAAGATCAAAAGGTCTGACTTGTTCTCGCACTCAAAGCCCATGAAGATCTCGTCATCGTCCTTTGTCTTAAGTTCGCCTGCGCTCTGCAAAGACTTCATCGTGTGCTTCTTAAGATAGCCGTGACGGGTAAGCATCAGGTGGAGCCTGTAATCAGGAATGACTGCAGACTCAACAAAGGTCTCAGTCTCTTCCATTCCTACGAGCTCAGACTTTCTGGGCTGGCCGTACTTTTCTGCGACTTCCTTCAATGTTTTGGCGATAAGGTTGTTGATCCTTCTGGGGCTGTTTAACATGTC contains these protein-coding regions:
- a CDS encoding PH (Pleckstrin Homology) domain-containing protein, yielding MGRIDKLTNLTEKEEVLWQDRKRYFGMPISFTIYSFTQNKLYYKKGIFNISSEEILLYRILDITFKQSIWQKIFGVGSVILTTADKSTPVLELKNIKTPDRIRKALSTLVELRRDEKRVTGKEMFGAAGMFHDHGDLEGVDLDGDGIPDIH